In Cryptomeria japonica chromosome 10, Sugi_1.0, whole genome shotgun sequence, a genomic segment contains:
- the LOC131076079 gene encoding transmembrane 9 superfamily member 1 isoform X3 produces MVTASEYDHKYNIGDPVTLWVNKVGPYNNPQETYNYYSLPFCHPGNNPTHKWGGLGEVLEGNELIDSQIEIKFGKNGDRSKICSLELNNDKVQKFKDAIENMHWSEFFMDDLPLWGFVGEIHPDKKEDQKHLLYTHKSLVVKSNKDQIIHLNLTQENPQPLIPASTLELTYSVKWVDTNVTFPRRFDIYLDHPFFEHQEAAANKSWWLNGICNAVHVS; encoded by the exons ATGGTTACTGCTTCAGAGTATGACCACAAG TATAATATTGGTGATCCTGTAACACTTTGGGTGAACAAGGTTGGTCCTTACAACAATCCACAAGAAACATATAATTACTACAGTCTACCCTTCTGTCATCCTGGAAATAACCCTACACACAAGTGGGGTGGACTTGGAGAGGTTCTGGAGGGAAATGAGCTTATTGATAGTCAGATTGAGATTAAATTTGGAA AAAATGGTGACAGGAGCAAAATATGCAGCCTTGAGCTTAATAATGACAAGGTGCAGAAGTTCAAAGATGCCATTGAGAACATGCATTGGTCCGAATTTTTCATGG ATGATCTGCCTCTCTGGG GATTTGTGGGAGAAATACATCCTGACAAGAAAGAGGATCAAAAGCATTTACTTTACACCCATAAGAGCCTTGTTGTAAAATCAAATAAGGATCAG ATAATTCACCTGAATCTTACTCAGGAAAATCCTCAGCCTCTGATACCTGCAAGCACATTGGAGCTTACATATTCTGTCAAATGGGTTGATACCAATGTAACCTTTCCTAGGCGATTTGATATCTATTTGGACCATCCTTTTTTTGAGCATCAG GAGGCTGCAGCTAATAAATCATGGTGGCTAAATGGCATTTGCAATGCAGTTCACGTGTCTTGA
- the LOC131076079 gene encoding transmembrane 9 superfamily member 1 isoform X5 produces the protein MVTASEYDHKYNIGDPVTLWVNKVGPYNNPQETYNYYSLPFCHPGNNPTHKWGGLGEVLEGNELIDSQIEIKFGKNGDRSKICSLELNNDKVQKFKDAIENMHWSEFFMDDLPLWGFVGEIHPDKKEDQKHLLYTHKSLVVKSNKDQIIHLNLTQENPQPLIPASTLELTYSVKWVDTNVTFPRRFDIYLDHPFFEHQFTCLDSAIIVCI, from the exons ATGGTTACTGCTTCAGAGTATGACCACAAG TATAATATTGGTGATCCTGTAACACTTTGGGTGAACAAGGTTGGTCCTTACAACAATCCACAAGAAACATATAATTACTACAGTCTACCCTTCTGTCATCCTGGAAATAACCCTACACACAAGTGGGGTGGACTTGGAGAGGTTCTGGAGGGAAATGAGCTTATTGATAGTCAGATTGAGATTAAATTTGGAA AAAATGGTGACAGGAGCAAAATATGCAGCCTTGAGCTTAATAATGACAAGGTGCAGAAGTTCAAAGATGCCATTGAGAACATGCATTGGTCCGAATTTTTCATGG ATGATCTGCCTCTCTGGG GATTTGTGGGAGAAATACATCCTGACAAGAAAGAGGATCAAAAGCATTTACTTTACACCCATAAGAGCCTTGTTGTAAAATCAAATAAGGATCAG ATAATTCACCTGAATCTTACTCAGGAAAATCCTCAGCCTCTGATACCTGCAAGCACATTGGAGCTTACATATTCTGTCAAATGGGTTGATACCAATGTAACCTTTCCTAGGCGATTTGATATCTATTTGGACCATCCTTTTTTTGAGCATCAG TTCACGTGTCTTGACTCTGCTATCATAGTTTGCATATGA
- the LOC131076079 gene encoding transmembrane 9 superfamily member 1 isoform X2, whose product MVTASEYDHKYNIGDPVTLWVNKVGPYNNPQETYNYYSLPFCHPGNNPTHKWGGLGEVLEGNELIDSQIEIKFGKNGDRSKICSLELNNDKVQKFKDAIENMHWSEFFMDDLPLWGFVGEIHPDKKEDQKHLLYTHKSLVVKSNKDQIIHLNLTQENPQPLIPASTLELTYSVKWVDTNVTFPRRFDIYLDHPFFEHQLPFNGWCSPLQRTGRGTKMENFLLSS is encoded by the exons ATGGTTACTGCTTCAGAGTATGACCACAAG TATAATATTGGTGATCCTGTAACACTTTGGGTGAACAAGGTTGGTCCTTACAACAATCCACAAGAAACATATAATTACTACAGTCTACCCTTCTGTCATCCTGGAAATAACCCTACACACAAGTGGGGTGGACTTGGAGAGGTTCTGGAGGGAAATGAGCTTATTGATAGTCAGATTGAGATTAAATTTGGAA AAAATGGTGACAGGAGCAAAATATGCAGCCTTGAGCTTAATAATGACAAGGTGCAGAAGTTCAAAGATGCCATTGAGAACATGCATTGGTCCGAATTTTTCATGG ATGATCTGCCTCTCTGGG GATTTGTGGGAGAAATACATCCTGACAAGAAAGAGGATCAAAAGCATTTACTTTACACCCATAAGAGCCTTGTTGTAAAATCAAATAAGGATCAG ATAATTCACCTGAATCTTACTCAGGAAAATCCTCAGCCTCTGATACCTGCAAGCACATTGGAGCTTACATATTCTGTCAAATGGGTTGATACCAATGTAACCTTTCCTAGGCGATTTGATATCTATTTGGACCATCCTTTTTTTGAGCATCAG CTTCCATTCAATGGCTGGTGTAGCCCACTTCAACGTACAGGTCGAGGCACAAAAATGGAGAATTTTTTGCTTTCATCTTGA
- the LOC131076079 gene encoding transmembrane 9 superfamily member 1 isoform X4, translating to MYNIGDPVTLWVNKVGPYNNPQETYNYYSLPFCHPGNNPTHKWGGLGEVLEGNELIDSQIEIKFGKNGDRSKICSLELNNDKVQKFKDAIENMHWSEFFMDDLPLWGFVGEIHPDKKEDQKHLLYTHKSLVVKSNKDQIIHLNLTQENPQPLIPASTLELTYSVKWVDTNVTFPRRFDIYLDHPFFEHQLPFNGWCSPLQRTGRGTKMENFLLSS from the exons TATAATATTGGTGATCCTGTAACACTTTGGGTGAACAAGGTTGGTCCTTACAACAATCCACAAGAAACATATAATTACTACAGTCTACCCTTCTGTCATCCTGGAAATAACCCTACACACAAGTGGGGTGGACTTGGAGAGGTTCTGGAGGGAAATGAGCTTATTGATAGTCAGATTGAGATTAAATTTGGAA AAAATGGTGACAGGAGCAAAATATGCAGCCTTGAGCTTAATAATGACAAGGTGCAGAAGTTCAAAGATGCCATTGAGAACATGCATTGGTCCGAATTTTTCATGG ATGATCTGCCTCTCTGGG GATTTGTGGGAGAAATACATCCTGACAAGAAAGAGGATCAAAAGCATTTACTTTACACCCATAAGAGCCTTGTTGTAAAATCAAATAAGGATCAG ATAATTCACCTGAATCTTACTCAGGAAAATCCTCAGCCTCTGATACCTGCAAGCACATTGGAGCTTACATATTCTGTCAAATGGGTTGATACCAATGTAACCTTTCCTAGGCGATTTGATATCTATTTGGACCATCCTTTTTTTGAGCATCAG CTTCCATTCAATGGCTGGTGTAGCCCACTTCAACGTACAGGTCGAGGCACAAAAATGGAGAATTTTTTGCTTTCATCTTGA